Proteins encoded in a region of the Zea mays cultivar B73 chromosome 2, Zm-B73-REFERENCE-NAM-5.0, whole genome shotgun sequence genome:
- the LOC100276584 gene encoding uncharacterized protein LOC100276584 yields MSLSEKLEAARVALGKRKERERELQAAQAQPLPVPAKAEPRKPAPACAAAAAGGDNKLLAGHLAHEFLVHGTLLGRRIEPSRGAPAPAQAPARAEPDPKRRYAEVSWLLMARGAHVPGVVNPTQLGRWLQIKE; encoded by the coding sequence ATGTCGCTCAGCGAGAAGCTGGAGGCGGCGCGTGTCGCTCTCGGCAAGCGAAAGGAGCGTGAGCGCGAGCTGCAGGCCGCACAGGCGCAGCCGCTCCCGGTGCCGGCTAAAGCCGAGCCGAGGAAGCCGGCTCCGGCTtgtgcggccgccgccgccggcggcgaCAACAAGCTCCTGGCCGGCCACCTGGCCCACGAGTTCCTCGTCCACGGCACGCTCCTGGGGCGGCGGATCGAGCCGAGCCGCGGAGCCCCAGCTCCGGCTCAGGCTCCGGCGCGGGCCGAGCCGGACCCCAAAAGGAGGTATGCGGAGGTGTCGTGGCTGCTAATGGCGAGAGGGGCCCACGTCCCCGGCGTCGTCAACCCGACGCAGCTCGGCCGCTGGCTGCAGATAAAGGAGTGA
- the LOC103646225 gene encoding probable inactive beta-glucosidase 14 has protein sequence MMLRLPAVMARLFFLLLLFPLLYSSVTGLNRSDFPPSFLFGASTSSYQVEGAYLDDSKGLSNWDVFSHVPGNIDDGSNGDVAADHYHRYKDDIEMMHSIGLSSYRFSLSWSRILPKGRFGGVNQAGVKFYNSLINGLLEKGIQPFVTINHYDIPEELQERYNSWLNPEIQEDFTYFVELCFKMFGDRVKHWVTFNEPNLIVKLAYSIGAFPPNRCSEPYGKCDSGNSSTEPYIAAHNMILAHAKTVNIYRKNYKSKQGGFVGISLHLRWYEPLRNITEDHLAVSRALSFDAPWILDPLFFGDYPHQMRQILGPNLPKFTEGEKKLLKNQIDFIGVNHYQTFYVKDCIYSLCDMDAYPSEALVSISTERNGIPIGKPTPVANTYVVPSSMEKLVMYLKQRYKSIPLYITENGYAQIANISTTAEEIINDIERSTYIRDYLTYLSFAIRKGADVRGYFVWSLMDNFEWISGYTVKYGLCHVNFKSLKRTPKLSAKWYSKFIKGYEQIEMASEELPKHMVS, from the exons ATGATGCTCAGGCTGCCCGCCGTGATGGCGCgtctcttcttcctcctcctcctctttccGCTCCTCTACTCCTCCGTCACCGGCCTCAACCGCAGCGACTTCCCGCCGTCCTTCCTCTTCGGCGCCAGCACGTCGTCTTACCAG GTCGAAGGCGCATACCTAGACGACAGCAAGGGCCTAAGCAATTGGGATGTCTTCTCCCATGTTCCAG GAAATATTGACGATGGAAGCAATGGCGACGTAGCTGCTGACCATTATCATCGATACAAG GACGACATAGAAATGATGCATTCGATTGGTCTCAGCTCCTACAGATTCTCATTGTCGTGGTCGAGAATTCTTCCAA AGGGTCGCTTCGGAGGTGTTAATCAGGCAGGCGTTAAATTCTACAATAGCCTCATCAACGGACTGCTAGAAAAAG GGATACAACCATTTGTGACGATCAACCACTATGACATACCTGAAGAACTCCAAGAAAGATACAATTCTTGGTTGAACCCAGAGATTCA GGAGGACTTCACCTACTTCGTTGAGCTTTGCTTCAAGATGTTTGGTGACCGAGTAAAGCACTGGGTCACATTCAATGAGCCAAATCTTATTGTAAAGCTTGCATACTCCATTGGGGCATTTCCACCCAACCGTTGTTCCGAGCCATATGGGAAATGTGATTCAGGGAATTCATCAACTGAGCCCTACATTGCAGCGCATAACATGATATTAGCTCATGCAAAGACGGTCAACATCTACAGAAAGAATTACAAG TCCAAGCAAGGTGGCTTTGTAGGAATTTCATTACATCTAAGATGGTATGAACCACTAAGGAATATCACAGAGGACCACTTGGCAGTAAGCCGAGCTCTGTCTTTCGATGCTCCATG GATCTTGGATCCCTTGTTCTTTGGTGACTATCCTCACCAGATGCGCCAAATCTTAGGTCCAAACTTGCCAAAATTTACAGAAGGAGAGAAGAAACTACTGAAGAACCAAATTGACTTCATCGGGGTAAATCACTACCAAACATTCTATGTCAAGGATTGCATATATTCTCTATGTGATATGGACGCCTACCCTTCTGAAGCTTTAGTTTCTATATCAACAGAACGAAATGGGATACCCATTGGAAAACCG ACACCTGTTGCAAACACCTATGTCGTTCCAAGCTCCATGGAGAAGTTGGTCATGTATTTAAAGCAGAGATATAAAAGCATACCTTTGTACATCACAGAGAACG GTTATGCCCAAATAGCCAATATTAGCACTACAGCAGAAGAAATAATTAATGATATTGAAAGATCAACTTACATTCGTGACTACCTCACTTACTTGAGCTTTGCAATAAG GAAAGGAGCAGATGTGAGAGGTTATTTTGTGTGGTCTTTGATGGATAACTTCGAATGGATCTCTGGTTACACCGTAAAGTATGGTCTTTGTCATGTGAATTTCAAGTCACTAAAGCGAACACCAAAATTGTCTGCTAAATGGTATAGCAAGTTTATCAAGGGCTATGAACAGATAGAGATGGCCTCTGAAGAATTGCCTAAGCATATGGTTTCCTAG